The nucleotide sequence GGCGCCAGGGCCGAAGACCACCGGTCTCCACAGCGGCCTGGTCGGTGACCAGATCTTCGACATCGAGCACCACGGCGGCGACGACCAGGCGGTGTACGCGTACGCGCGCCAGGACTACGACTGGTGGCAGGCGCGCCTGAGTCGCCCCCTGGCCAACGGGCTCTTCGGCGAGAACCTGACCACCGAGGGGGTGGACGTCAACGGCGCGGTCATCGGCGAGCGGTGGCGCATCGGTCCACGGTTGCTGCTCCAGCCGACGTTCGGCCGTATCCCGTGCGTCACGTTCCAGCACAAGATGGGCGAGCCGCGCTGGGTGAAGACCTTCACCCGGGCGAACCGCCCGGGCGCGTACCTGCGCGTGCTGGAGCCGGGCGAGGTGTGGGCCGGTGATCCGGTGAGCGTGGAGGACCGTCCGGCGCACGGGGTGACGATCGCGCAGGCGTTTCGGGCGTACCTCACCGAGCCGCAGCTGCTGCCCGAGCTGGTCGAGATCGACGGGCTGCCCGACGACCTGCGCGAGACCCTCGCCGAACGGCTTCACCGGCGGCGGTAGCTCGTGATTCAGTGGCCGAGGCTGCCGACATCGGCAGGCGTGTGTCGAGCAGCCCCTCGGCCGTACCGGTGTAGGGCCTGGTCACCCGCGTGTTCGACACGGAGCCGCGCGGCGCCGAGGCCGGCAGCCAACGCTCCCCGGGCCGGCACGACAAGATCGCGCGGTAGCGGGAATGCGCCGATGGCGGGCATGCGGGCGGGCCGGTGCCCGTAGGGTGTCATCAGGCGAGGACGGTGCGGGGGTCCGGGGGACGTCGATGGTGACCGAAGGCGGCGCCAACACGGCGGCTCCGATCCCACGGGACCCCGCCCGCCCGGCGTTCCTGGAGCTCTTCTTCGACCTGACGTACGTCTTTGCCATGATCTCCCTGGTCAAGACGCTCGCCGACGACGTGAGCTGGACCGGCGTCGGCCAGACGCTGGTCCTGCTACTCGCGTTCACGCTGGTCTGGGCGGTGACCACGTGGGCCGCCGACACCCTGGACCTGTCGCGGCCCGCGGTCCAGGTGCAGTTCATCGGGGTGGCGGCCGCCAGCCTGCTGCTTGCGGCCGCGGCACCCGACGCGTACGACGGGCGCGGCCTGCTCTTCGCGATCACCTACCTGGCGATCCACCTCGGGTCGAGCAGCTACTACCTCCTGCTCCTGCCGAGCGCAGCCGAGCCGCGTCGCAGCGGCCGGGTCTTCTTCTGGTACACCATCGCCGCCGTCGGCTGGATCGGCGGCGCGCTGGCCACCGGCCACACCCGCCTTTTGATCTGGGCGG is from Micromonospora terminaliae and encodes:
- a CDS encoding MOSC domain-containing protein — its product is MSRIVSVNLAVPEPNPAKGVGVTGINKRPVDHLVHVRAPGPKTTGLHSGLVGDQIFDIEHHGGDDQAVYAYARQDYDWWQARLSRPLANGLFGENLTTEGVDVNGAVIGERWRIGPRLLLQPTFGRIPCVTFQHKMGEPRWVKTFTRANRPGAYLRVLEPGEVWAGDPVSVEDRPAHGVTIAQAFRAYLTEPQLLPELVEIDGLPDDLRETLAERLHRRR